One part of the Microlunatus elymi genome encodes these proteins:
- a CDS encoding PadR family transcriptional regulator has product MSLRFALLGLLNERPCSGYDLTRRFEEGIGAYAWHAQHSQIYPELKKLLADDLIRVAEEGARGRKTYAITDQGADLLREWLLQRPTTAGVRNEYVLRLFLLPALPPADAEQVLHKTIEFAEEQITLLTGELDEIARVHGDTVGNGAMAAQYGLRVYRATIDWAHWAIARLADGEHGADGLAGLEQ; this is encoded by the coding sequence ATGTCCTTGCGATTCGCCCTGCTCGGCCTGCTCAACGAACGACCCTGCAGCGGGTACGACCTGACCCGCCGGTTCGAGGAAGGCATCGGGGCCTACGCCTGGCATGCCCAGCACAGCCAGATCTATCCGGAGCTGAAGAAGCTGCTGGCCGACGACCTGATCCGGGTCGCCGAGGAGGGCGCCCGCGGCCGCAAGACGTACGCGATCACCGACCAGGGGGCAGACCTGCTACGGGAGTGGTTGCTGCAACGGCCGACCACCGCCGGCGTTCGCAACGAGTACGTGCTGCGGCTGTTCCTGCTGCCCGCGCTGCCACCGGCCGACGCCGAGCAGGTGCTGCACAAGACGATCGAGTTCGCCGAGGAACAGATCACACTGCTCACCGGTGAGCTGGACGAGATCGCCCGGGTGCATGGCGACACGGTCGGGAACGGCGCGATGGCCGCCCAGTACGGCTTGCGGGTCTATCGCGCGACCATCGACTGGGCCCACTGGGCGATCGCCCGACTGGCCGACGGCGAGCACGGCGCGGACGGTTTGGCGGGCCTGGAACAATAG
- a CDS encoding GuaB1 family IMP dehydrogenase-related protein, whose product MKFIATPPAYDLTYSDVFMVPRRSAVASRLDVDLTSTDGIGTTIPLVVANMTAVSGRRMAETVARRGGVAIIPQDIPTDVVAGTVAKIKNSHPVFDTPISVTPHSTVGESISLLSKRAHGAVVVVDDGKPVGLVDESDTIGVDRFAQVHEVMGDDPLIVSPSTAPQQIFDLLAEKHLSVALVCDDDRLLGVMTRKHALRSTLYRPAIDPSGRLMVGAAVGINGDVAGRAEALLADGVDVLVVDTAHGHQDKMISALKAVREARDRAAEATGRRVPLAAGNVVSADGVRELIEAGADVIKVGVGPGAMCTTRMMTGVGRPQFSAVLECAEAAREAGASIWADGGVRYPRDVALALAAGAGSVMIGSWFAGTYESTGNLMTDAEGRAYKESFGMASARAVKMRTRTSSGFDRARAGLFEEGISSSRMYLDPDRPSVEDLIDQIISGVRSSCTYAGATNLDEFYRFAQVGVQSNSGYEEGRPLPAGW is encoded by the coding sequence GTGAAATTCATCGCCACCCCGCCCGCGTACGACCTGACCTACTCCGACGTGTTCATGGTCCCGCGGCGCTCCGCCGTCGCCTCGCGGCTCGATGTCGACCTGACCAGCACCGACGGCATCGGCACCACGATCCCGCTGGTGGTGGCGAACATGACCGCCGTCTCCGGTCGCCGGATGGCCGAGACGGTCGCCCGCCGCGGCGGGGTCGCGATCATCCCCCAGGACATCCCCACCGACGTCGTCGCCGGCACCGTGGCCAAGATCAAGAACAGCCACCCGGTGTTCGACACCCCGATCTCGGTCACCCCGCACAGCACCGTCGGCGAGTCGATCTCGTTGCTGTCCAAGCGGGCACACGGCGCGGTGGTCGTGGTCGACGACGGCAAACCGGTCGGCCTGGTCGACGAGTCCGACACGATCGGCGTGGACCGCTTCGCCCAGGTGCACGAGGTGATGGGCGACGATCCGCTGATCGTCTCGCCCAGCACCGCTCCGCAGCAGATCTTCGACCTGCTCGCCGAGAAGCACCTGAGCGTCGCACTGGTCTGCGACGACGACCGACTGCTCGGGGTGATGACCCGCAAGCACGCGCTGCGCTCCACCCTCTACCGGCCGGCGATCGACCCATCCGGACGACTTATGGTCGGGGCCGCGGTCGGCATCAACGGCGACGTGGCCGGCCGGGCCGAAGCACTGCTGGCCGACGGCGTGGACGTGCTGGTCGTGGACACCGCGCACGGCCATCAGGACAAGATGATCTCCGCGCTGAAGGCTGTCCGGGAGGCCCGCGACAGGGCCGCCGAGGCGACCGGCCGCCGGGTGCCGCTGGCTGCCGGCAACGTGGTCTCGGCCGACGGCGTACGGGAGTTGATCGAAGCCGGGGCGGACGTGATCAAGGTCGGCGTCGGGCCGGGCGCGATGTGCACCACTCGGATGATGACCGGTGTCGGCCGCCCCCAGTTCAGCGCGGTGCTCGAATGTGCCGAGGCGGCCCGCGAGGCCGGCGCCTCGATCTGGGCCGACGGCGGGGTGCGCTACCCGCGCGATGTCGCGCTCGCGCTGGCCGCCGGCGCGGGCAGCGTGATGATCGGATCCTGGTTCGCCGGCACGTACGAGAGCACCGGCAACCTGATGACCGACGCCGAAGGCCGCGCCTACAAGGAGTCATTCGGGATGGCCTCGGCCCGGGCAGTGAAAATGCGGACCCGTACGTCGTCTGGTTTCGACCGGGCGCGGGCCGGGTTGTTCGAGGAGGGCATCTCGTCCTCCCGGATGTATCTGGATCCCGACCGGCCCAGCGTCGAGGATCTGATCGACCAGATCATCTCCGGCGTCCGCAGCAGTTGCACCTACGCCGGCGCCACCAACCTGGACGAGTTCTACCGGTTCGCCCAGGTCGGTGTGCAGTCCAACTCCGGCTACGAGGAGGGTCGTCCACTGCCGGCCGGCTGGTGA
- a CDS encoding SRPBCC family protein — protein sequence MSTSKNEVREAAIIADPDLPKVTITREFDATPELVFRAHVDPEIFAQWIGPNRYQVTIDRWQAETGGSYRYLIGEGEERQGFFGSFHQVLPDELKVVQTWGWEGMPDAVSLETLTFTELPGGRTLLTSVGLVDSMEAQAGMLASGMEVGVNEGYAKLDELLARE from the coding sequence ATGAGCACGAGCAAGAACGAGGTGCGTGAGGCGGCGATCATCGCCGACCCTGACCTGCCCAAGGTCACGATCACCCGCGAGTTCGACGCCACCCCGGAGCTGGTCTTCCGGGCCCACGTCGACCCGGAGATCTTTGCCCAATGGATCGGGCCGAACCGTTACCAGGTGACGATCGATCGGTGGCAGGCCGAGACCGGCGGCAGCTACCGCTACCTGATCGGCGAAGGGGAGGAGCGGCAGGGCTTCTTCGGCTCCTTCCATCAGGTGCTGCCCGACGAGCTCAAGGTCGTCCAGACGTGGGGCTGGGAAGGCATGCCGGACGCGGTCAGCCTGGAGACGCTGACCTTCACCGAGCTGCCCGGCGGCCGCACCCTGCTGACCTCGGTCGGCCTGGTCGACTCGATGGAGGCCCAGGCCGGGATGCTGGCCAGCGGGATGGAGGTCGGCGTCAACGAGGGCTACGCCAAGCTGGACGAGCTGCTCGCGCGAGAGTGA
- a CDS encoding ArsR/SmtB family transcription factor, translating into MAQDQLSRVFAALAEPTRRDIVARLAVGDATVGELAAPYEMSMQAVSKHIKVLTDAGLVTQSRDAQRRPVHLEAEVFDLMTKWIERYQRQAEERYQRLDAVLSTMKEKQHEHEQERGA; encoded by the coding sequence ATGGCACAGGATCAGCTGTCGAGGGTCTTCGCCGCACTGGCCGAACCGACCCGGCGCGACATCGTTGCGCGGCTCGCGGTCGGCGACGCCACGGTCGGCGAGCTGGCGGCTCCGTACGAGATGTCCATGCAGGCGGTCTCCAAGCACATCAAGGTGCTGACCGACGCCGGCTTGGTCACGCAGTCCCGGGACGCGCAGCGGCGGCCGGTGCATCTCGAGGCGGAGGTGTTCGACCTGATGACGAAGTGGATCGAGCGCTATCAGCGACAGGCTGAGGAGCGTTACCAGCGACTGGACGCCGTTCTCTCCACGATGAAGGAGAAGCAGCATGAGCACGAGCAAGAACGAGGTGCGTGA
- a CDS encoding type II toxin-antitoxin system VapC family toxin, giving the protein MLHTEQDSDALENWLPLDVDWLSSELAWTEVLRATRRIDEDWLPEAMNLLRMLDLIPVTRPVLERAALIAAPVLRSPDAIHLATAELVRHGLTAFVSYDDRLDSAARAAGHPTFRPRDPSG; this is encoded by the coding sequence TTGCTGCACACCGAGCAAGACTCGGATGCGTTGGAGAACTGGTTGCCGCTCGACGTCGATTGGCTGAGCAGCGAACTTGCCTGGACTGAGGTCCTGCGTGCGACCCGGCGAATCGATGAGGATTGGCTGCCGGAGGCGATGAATCTGTTGCGCATGTTGGATCTGATTCCGGTCACCCGGCCGGTTCTCGAACGTGCCGCACTGATCGCCGCGCCGGTGCTGCGCAGTCCCGATGCCATTCATCTGGCTACCGCCGAACTGGTGCGTCACGGGCTCACCGCGTTCGTCAGCTATGACGATCGGTTGGATTCTGCCGCGCGGGCAGCGGGTCATCCAACGTTCCGTCCGCGCGACCCGAGCGGCTGA
- a CDS encoding type II toxin-antitoxin system Phd/YefM family antitoxin, translating into MERIGVRELRQHATRYLALVKAGETVEVTDRGELVARLVPVTVAETVRDELIRAGQLAPAAQPRGRVRRRPATSGMTTAEALDLERGDQ; encoded by the coding sequence ATGGAGCGTATTGGCGTGCGGGAGCTGCGGCAACACGCGACCCGGTATCTGGCGTTGGTCAAGGCGGGGGAGACAGTTGAGGTGACTGATCGAGGGGAGCTCGTCGCCCGGTTGGTTCCAGTCACCGTCGCCGAAACGGTCCGCGATGAACTCATTCGTGCTGGGCAACTGGCACCGGCCGCGCAGCCGCGTGGACGCGTGCGCAGGCGACCTGCTACCTCGGGGATGACCACTGCGGAGGCGCTCGACCTTGAACGCGGTGACCAGTGA
- a CDS encoding DUF2277 domain-containing protein produces the protein MCRNIRQLHNFEPAASSQEVHDAALQYVRKIAGTTKPSKANQEAFDRAVAEIAHVTQHLLDDLVTTAPPKNREEEAAKRRARSAERYARTG, from the coding sequence ATGTGCCGAAACATTCGCCAATTGCACAACTTTGAGCCGGCCGCGAGCTCGCAGGAGGTGCACGACGCCGCCCTGCAGTACGTCCGCAAGATCGCCGGCACCACCAAACCCTCCAAAGCCAATCAGGAGGCCTTCGATCGCGCGGTGGCCGAGATCGCCCACGTGACCCAGCATCTGCTGGACGACCTGGTGACCACCGCGCCGCCGAAGAACCGTGAGGAGGAGGCGGCCAAGCGTCGGGCCCGATCCGCGGAGCGCTACGCCAGGACCGGGTAG
- a CDS encoding DHA2 family efflux MFS transporter permease subunit: protein MTRPIDVAPRSEELASAAPASPAAAFGTPTGGANPWRAMIALVIGFFVIMIDTTIVSVATPALMTDLHAGVTDVVWVTSAYLLAYAVPLLITGRLGDRVGPKWMYLSGLAVFTLSSLWCGLSADIEMLIIARVFQGLGAAMMVPQTMAVITRIFPPERRGKATSLWGAVAGIAGLIGPILGGVLIDGPGWQWIFFVNLPVGVVGIVLAWKWVPSLPTHSHRFDVVGVILSAIGMFSLVFGIQEGSHLNWDYRAWLLIIGGLVVMAVFVGWQAKGAAEPLVPLSLFKDRNFSLANVAITAVGVVMVGFQLPFMLYAQTVRGLDPTGAALLTAPMAILSMIFAPIVGRLVDTKHPRYLAGFGMLASSVGLFWMAAVMRPDTPIWQILLPVSLYGLGNAFIFAPLGVSANRNLPMSQAGAGSGVFNNSRQVGAVLGSAGIAALMTSRLADLVPQLSGGISAEPAASAGHGSMPAQVLDGFSTAMGQSLLLPAVVMLAGFVSAIFLVAPKHLQRRR from the coding sequence ATGACTCGACCCATCGACGTGGCGCCACGCTCGGAAGAGCTCGCCAGCGCGGCACCGGCGAGCCCGGCCGCGGCGTTCGGCACGCCAACGGGTGGCGCCAATCCCTGGCGGGCGATGATCGCGCTGGTGATCGGCTTCTTCGTGATCATGATCGACACCACCATCGTCTCGGTCGCGACGCCGGCGCTGATGACCGATCTGCACGCCGGCGTGACCGACGTGGTGTGGGTGACCAGCGCCTACCTGCTGGCCTACGCCGTACCGCTGCTGATCACCGGCCGACTCGGCGACCGGGTCGGGCCGAAGTGGATGTATCTGTCCGGCTTGGCGGTCTTCACCCTGTCCTCGTTGTGGTGCGGCCTGTCCGCCGACATCGAGATGCTGATCATCGCCCGGGTGTTCCAGGGCCTCGGTGCGGCGATGATGGTGCCGCAGACGATGGCGGTGATCACCCGCATCTTCCCGCCCGAGCGCCGTGGCAAGGCGACCAGTCTGTGGGGTGCAGTGGCCGGAATCGCCGGACTGATCGGCCCGATTCTCGGCGGTGTGCTGATCGACGGACCCGGCTGGCAGTGGATCTTCTTCGTCAATCTGCCGGTCGGCGTCGTCGGGATCGTGCTGGCCTGGAAGTGGGTTCCGTCGCTGCCGACGCACAGCCACCGCTTCGACGTCGTCGGCGTGATCCTCAGCGCCATCGGCATGTTCAGCCTGGTCTTCGGCATCCAGGAAGGCAGCCACCTGAACTGGGACTACCGCGCCTGGTTGTTGATCATCGGTGGGCTCGTGGTGATGGCGGTCTTCGTCGGCTGGCAGGCCAAGGGTGCCGCCGAGCCGCTGGTGCCGCTGAGCCTGTTCAAGGACCGCAACTTCTCGCTGGCCAATGTCGCGATCACCGCGGTCGGGGTGGTGATGGTCGGCTTCCAGCTCCCGTTCATGCTGTACGCCCAGACCGTGCGCGGGCTGGATCCCACCGGAGCGGCGCTGCTGACCGCCCCGATGGCGATCCTGAGCATGATCTTCGCCCCGATCGTCGGCCGGCTGGTGGACACCAAACATCCCCGCTACCTGGCCGGCTTCGGCATGCTGGCCAGTTCGGTCGGCCTGTTCTGGATGGCCGCGGTGATGCGCCCGGACACCCCGATCTGGCAGATCCTGCTGCCGGTCTCCCTGTACGGGTTGGGAAATGCGTTCATCTTCGCTCCGCTGGGCGTCTCCGCCAACCGCAACCTGCCGATGTCCCAGGCGGGCGCCGGATCGGGTGTCTTCAACAACTCGCGTCAGGTCGGCGCCGTGCTGGGCAGCGCCGGGATCGCAGCGCTGATGACCTCCAGGCTGGCCGATCTGGTGCCGCAGTTGTCCGGCGGAATCAGCGCCGAACCGGCCGCCTCGGCCGGCCACGGATCGATGCCGGCGCAGGTGCTCGACGGCTTCAGTACGGCGATGGGGCAGTCCCTGCTGCTGCCGGCCGTGGTGATGTTGGCGGGCTTCGTCAGCGCGATCTTCCTGGTGGCGCCGAAGCATCTGCAGCGCCGGCGCTGA
- a CDS encoding DHA2 family efflux MFS transporter permease subunit, translating to MAHAAPQTVRPAHAQPASPWPAMLALVLGFFMILVDSTIVSVATPAIMRGLDADVNSVIWVTSAYLLAYAVPLLITGRLGDRVGPKVLYQVGLVVFTLSSLWCGLSNGIEMLIIARVFQGLGASMMTPQTMAVITRTFPPERRGKAMALWGAVAGIANVVGPVAGGLLIDGPGWEWIFFINIPVGVVAFVLAWRLVPKLETHSHRFDILGVILSAAGMFCIVFGIQEGETYDWDGWIWLLIGAGVLVMIGFVVWQRFNKHEPLVPLSLFRDRNFSLSNIAISTVGFMIVAMSLPLMLYAQTVLGLSPTKSALLILPMAVIGIVLAPFVGRMVDRMHPRYLAGFGTLCDAAALFWIAKLIGPDTPIWQLLLPITLLGIGTAFTFGPLSTTANRNLPMAQAGAGSGVFNATRQVGSVLGSSAIAALMQARLAANLPAMKGGGATGGSYGGVLPVPLRAGFATAMAQSVLLPAAVILVGFVAALFFEAPKHLAGRDR from the coding sequence ATGGCCCACGCCGCGCCGCAGACCGTGAGACCTGCGCACGCCCAGCCTGCCAGCCCGTGGCCAGCCATGCTGGCGCTGGTTCTCGGCTTCTTCATGATCTTGGTCGACTCGACCATCGTCTCGGTCGCCACCCCGGCGATCATGCGTGGACTCGACGCCGACGTGAACTCGGTGATCTGGGTGACCAGCGCGTACCTGCTGGCCTACGCCGTACCGCTGCTGATCACCGGCCGGCTCGGCGACCGGGTCGGGCCGAAGGTGCTCTACCAGGTCGGACTGGTCGTCTTCACCCTGTCCTCGCTCTGGTGCGGGCTGTCGAACGGCATCGAGATGTTGATCATCGCCCGGGTGTTCCAGGGGCTCGGCGCCTCGATGATGACGCCGCAGACGATGGCGGTGATCACCAGGACCTTCCCGCCGGAACGCCGCGGCAAGGCGATGGCGCTGTGGGGCGCGGTCGCCGGCATCGCCAACGTGGTCGGCCCGGTGGCCGGTGGATTGTTGATCGACGGACCCGGCTGGGAATGGATCTTCTTCATCAACATCCCGGTCGGCGTGGTCGCCTTCGTGCTGGCTTGGCGGCTGGTGCCGAAGCTGGAGACGCACAGCCATCGCTTCGACATCCTCGGTGTCATCCTCAGCGCGGCCGGCATGTTCTGCATCGTCTTCGGCATCCAGGAAGGCGAGACGTACGACTGGGACGGCTGGATCTGGCTGCTGATCGGCGCCGGCGTGCTGGTGATGATCGGTTTCGTAGTCTGGCAGCGATTCAACAAGCACGAGCCGCTGGTTCCGCTGTCGCTGTTCCGCGATCGCAACTTCTCGCTGTCCAACATCGCCATCAGCACGGTCGGTTTCATGATCGTCGCGATGTCGCTGCCATTGATGTTGTACGCGCAGACCGTGCTCGGGCTGTCGCCGACGAAGTCGGCGTTGTTGATCTTGCCGATGGCCGTGATCGGCATCGTGCTGGCCCCGTTCGTCGGCCGGATGGTCGACCGGATGCATCCGCGCTACCTGGCCGGCTTCGGCACCCTGTGCGATGCCGCAGCACTGTTCTGGATCGCGAAGCTGATCGGTCCCGACACCCCGATCTGGCAACTGCTGCTGCCGATCACCCTGCTCGGCATCGGCACCGCGTTCACCTTCGGCCCGCTCAGTACCACCGCCAACCGAAACCTGCCGATGGCGCAGGCCGGTGCCGGATCCGGTGTCTTCAACGCCACCCGCCAGGTCGGCTCGGTGCTCGGCAGTTCCGCGATCGCGGCGCTGATGCAAGCCCGGCTGGCCGCCAACCTGCCTGCCATGAAGGGCGGGGGTGCCACCGGCGGCTCCTACGGCGGCGTGTTGCCGGTGCCGCTGCGGGCCGGCTTCGCCACCGCGATGGCGCAGTCGGTGCTGCTGCCGGCCGCCGTGATCCTGGTCGGCTTCGTGGCCGCGCTGTTCTTCGAGGCGCCCAAGCACCTGGCCGGCCGAGACCGATAA
- a CDS encoding PadR family transcriptional regulator, which translates to MAELTTLAVSVLALLAERPMHPYEAYGVLMQRRADWLVKVRPGSLYHTVERLDRDGLVEATGTEREGGRPERTTYAITDDGYTALEQWVRKTLADPGREYPRFPVALAEAHNLPAQAVIELLTSYLQLIDSEIAVGEAATQQLRARPLQEAHWLEVDYLLALRRAERDWIANTIHRLQTKELPWPTPRRRP; encoded by the coding sequence ATGGCGGAGTTGACCACGCTGGCGGTTTCGGTGCTGGCGTTGCTGGCCGAACGGCCGATGCATCCGTACGAGGCGTACGGGGTGTTGATGCAGCGACGGGCCGACTGGCTGGTCAAGGTTCGGCCCGGCTCGCTGTACCACACCGTCGAGCGGCTCGATCGCGACGGCCTGGTCGAGGCGACCGGGACCGAGCGCGAGGGCGGCCGGCCCGAACGCACCACGTACGCGATCACGGACGACGGCTACACCGCGCTCGAACAGTGGGTACGCAAGACGCTCGCCGACCCCGGACGGGAGTACCCGCGCTTCCCGGTGGCACTGGCCGAGGCGCACAACCTGCCCGCTCAGGCGGTGATCGAACTGCTGACCAGCTATCTGCAACTCATCGACTCCGAGATCGCCGTGGGCGAGGCGGCCACCCAGCAGCTTCGGGCCCGCCCGTTGCAAGAGGCGCACTGGCTCGAGGTCGACTATCTGCTCGCACTGCGCCGTGCCGAACGCGACTGGATCGCGAACACCATTCATCGCTTGCAAACAAAGGAACTTCCATGGCCCACGCCGCGCCGCAGACCGTGA
- a CDS encoding cytochrome c oxidase subunit 4, protein MRAEARIFLILTAFFLIVAPVYWFTTHETTGTAALILTFFLSLMITGYLALIARRIDDRPEDKREGEIVEGAGEVGFFPPQSIWPLFCALSLAFVMVGIVIGWWIVIIAGALGVVSLTGMIYQYYRGEHAH, encoded by the coding sequence ATGAGGGCTGAAGCGCGGATCTTCTTGATCCTGACGGCGTTCTTCTTGATCGTCGCGCCGGTCTACTGGTTCACGACCCACGAGACCACCGGCACCGCCGCGTTGATCCTGACCTTCTTCCTGTCGTTGATGATCACCGGCTACCTCGCCCTGATCGCCCGCCGGATCGATGACCGGCCGGAGGACAAGCGGGAGGGCGAGATCGTCGAGGGAGCCGGCGAGGTCGGCTTCTTCCCGCCGCAGAGCATCTGGCCGCTGTTCTGTGCCCTCAGCCTGGCCTTCGTGATGGTCGGCATCGTGATCGGTTGGTGGATCGTGATCATCGCCGGCGCCCTCGGCGTCGTCTCCCTGACCGGCATGATCTACCAGTACTACCGGGGCGAGCACGCGCACTAG
- the ctaD gene encoding aa3-type cytochrome oxidase subunit I — translation MGHFAWRWLTTTDHKMIGNLYFITSLAFFAFGGVLALAIRAELAFPGLQFLSYETYNQFFTMHGTIMLLLFATPLFSAFANAIMPLQIGAPDVAFPRLNMLSYWFFLFGGLITVSGFLSPEGAASFGWFAYSPLSNAVNSPGVGGDLWIVGLYLVGLSSILGSVNFITTILTMRAPGMTMFRMPIFTWNTLITALLVLIAFPILAAAMLMLEADRKFGAHIFDAANGGAMLWQHLFWFFGHPEVYIIALPFFGIITEILPVFSRKPLFGYMTLVGATLSIAALSVAVWAHHMYVTGAVSLPFFSFMTFLIAVPTGVKFFDWIGTMWGGSLSFDTPMLWSIGFLTTFLFGGLTGVILASPPLDFQLSDSYFVVAHFHYVVFGTVVFAMFGGFYFWWPKLTGRMLDEKWGKIHFWLLFIGFHTTFLVQHWLGVEGMPRRYADYLPNEGFTVLNQVSSFGAFLLGASMLPFIYNVWKSRKNPLVKVDDPWGWGRSLEWATSCPPPRHNFDSLPRIRSESPAFDLHHPEIALEEYPDNMAGENEFLDSGEHQGRLGALIGNVEHTAGKDDQR, via the coding sequence ATGGGCCACTTTGCCTGGCGCTGGCTGACCACCACCGATCACAAGATGATCGGCAATCTGTACTTCATCACGTCGCTGGCGTTCTTCGCCTTCGGCGGGGTGCTGGCGCTGGCGATCCGGGCCGAGCTGGCCTTCCCCGGGCTGCAGTTCCTCAGCTATGAGACGTACAACCAGTTCTTCACCATGCACGGCACGATCATGCTGTTGCTGTTCGCGACACCGTTGTTCTCCGCGTTCGCGAACGCCATCATGCCGCTGCAGATCGGTGCGCCGGACGTCGCGTTCCCGCGGCTGAACATGCTGTCGTACTGGTTCTTCCTGTTCGGCGGCCTGATCACCGTATCGGGCTTCCTGTCGCCGGAGGGTGCGGCCAGCTTCGGCTGGTTCGCCTACTCGCCGCTGAGCAACGCGGTGAACAGCCCCGGTGTCGGCGGCGACCTGTGGATCGTCGGCCTCTACCTGGTCGGTCTGTCCTCGATCCTCGGCTCGGTCAACTTCATCACCACCATCCTGACCATGCGGGCTCCCGGCATGACCATGTTCCGGATGCCGATCTTCACCTGGAACACGCTGATCACCGCACTGTTGGTGCTGATCGCCTTCCCGATCCTGGCCGCGGCGATGTTGATGCTGGAGGCGGACCGGAAGTTCGGGGCGCACATCTTCGATGCCGCCAACGGCGGGGCGATGTTGTGGCAGCACTTGTTCTGGTTCTTCGGCCATCCCGAGGTCTACATCATCGCCCTGCCGTTCTTCGGCATCATCACCGAGATCCTGCCGGTGTTCAGCCGCAAACCGCTGTTCGGCTACATGACGCTGGTCGGTGCGACGCTGTCGATCGCGGCCCTGTCGGTCGCGGTGTGGGCGCACCACATGTACGTGACCGGTGCGGTCAGCCTGCCGTTCTTCTCCTTCATGACCTTCCTGATCGCAGTGCCCACCGGAGTGAAGTTCTTCGACTGGATCGGCACCATGTGGGGCGGCAGTCTAAGTTTCGACACACCCATGTTGTGGTCGATCGGCTTCCTCACCACCTTCCTGTTCGGTGGACTGACCGGCGTCATCCTGGCCAGCCCGCCGCTGGACTTCCAGCTGTCGGACTCGTACTTCGTGGTCGCGCACTTCCACTACGTCGTGTTCGGCACGGTGGTGTTCGCGATGTTCGGTGGTTTCTACTTCTGGTGGCCGAAGCTGACCGGGCGGATGCTGGACGAGAAGTGGGGCAAGATCCACTTCTGGTTGTTGTTCATCGGCTTCCACACCACCTTCCTGGTGCAGCACTGGCTCGGCGTCGAGGGCATGCCGCGGCGCTACGCCGACTACCTGCCGAACGAGGGCTTCACGGTCCTCAACCAGGTGTCGTCGTTCGGTGCGTTCCTGCTCGGTGCCTCGATGCTGCCGTTCATCTACAACGTCTGGAAGTCGCGGAAGAACCCGCTGGTCAAGGTCGACGACCCGTGGGGCTGGGGCCGGTCGCTGGAGTGGGCGACCTCCTGCCCGCCGCCGCGGCACAACTTCGATTCGCTGCCGCGGATCCGTTCCGAATCCCCGGCTTTCGATCTGCATCATCCCGAGATCGCGCTCGAGGAATACCCGGACAACATGGCCGGCGAGAACGAGTTCCTCGACTCCGGCGAGCATCAGGGCCGGCTCGGCGCGCTGATCGGCAACGTCGAACACACTGCGGGGAAGGATGATCAGCGATGA